From a single Oreochromis niloticus isolate F11D_XX linkage group LG3, O_niloticus_UMD_NMBU, whole genome shotgun sequence genomic region:
- the LOC109199701 gene encoding solute carrier family 12 member 6-like: MYSDNINAATVGPDDCTVQLLGNMAAQMVHLLCLKDAQRSIPIGTILAILTTSLVYLSNVVLFGACIEGVVLRDKFGDSVKGNLVVGTLAWPSPWVIVIGSFFSTCDAGLQSLTGAPRLLQAIAKDNIIPFLRVFGHGKANGEPTWALLLTALIAELGILIASLDMVAPVLTMFFLMCYLFVNLACALQTLLRTPNWRPRLSYYHWSLSFLGMTFCLALMFISSWYYAIVAMVIAGMSYNYIQYQGAEKEWGDGIRGLSLSAARYALLRLEGPPHTKNWRY; this comes from the exons ATGTACTCAGACAACATCAACGCAGCCACTGTGGGCCCAGATGACtgcaccgtccagctgctgggcaACATGGCCGCTCAGATGGTGCATCT TTTATGTTTAAAAGATGCTCAGCGCTCCATCCCCATCGGAACCATCCTTGCCATCCTCACCACCTCTTTAGTCT ATCTGAGCAATGTCGTGTTGTTTGGAGCCTGCATCGAAGGGGTGGTCCTCAGAGACAA GTTTGGAGATTCAGTTAAAGGCAATCTGGTGGTGGGAACTTTGGCTTGGCCCTCGCCGTGGGTCATTGTGATTGGGTCCTTCTTCTCCACATGTGACGCGGGCCTCCAGTCTTTGACCGGCGCTCCACGACTCCTGCAGGCCATCGCCAAAGACAACATCATCCCCTTCCTCCGG GTGTTTGGCCACGGGAAAGCTAACGGGGAACCTACGTGGGCCCTGCTGCTGACAGCTCTGATAGCTGAGCTGGGGATTCTCATCGCATCTCTGGACATGGTGGCTCCTGTTCTGACAAT GTTCTTCCTCATGTGCTACCTGTTTGTGAACCTGGCCTGTGCCCTCCAGACCCTCCTGAGGACACCCAACTGGAGGCCTCGCTTATCATACTACCACTG GAGCTTGTCCTTTCTGGGGATGACTTTCTGCCTGGCGCTCATGTTTATATCCTCTTGGTATTATGCAATCGTTGCCATGGTGATCGCCGGTATGAGCTACAACTACATTCAGTATCAAGG AGCAGAGAAGGAGTGGGGAGATGGGATCCGTGGTCTGTCACTCAGCGCTGCCCGTTATGCTCTGCTGAGGCTGGAAGGACCACCGCATACTAAAAACTGGAGGTATTGA